The sequence TGTCATGGTGTCTGTTCCTGTTGCAGGTGAAGGAACTCTTCAACTCCTTGCATGTGGAGTACTATGCTCTGGAACTGGATGTAATTGGTGAGTAGGAGAAACAAAAATTATCACGTGCTTGCTTAATGTAACTAAAAATGAGTGGTTCCTTAAGCTGCATGATTCCTTAAACTGTCTTGAACTAATTGAGGGACATGTGTTAcaagtaaaatacattttaatatatGCAGAGATAAAGGCAATTAGGCTTCAATGTGGACTTTGTACaggatgtatttttaatataaattgaAGGGTTTGACTGTAGAAATCATCAGATGATAGAGAATGTGACATCTGCTTTCTCTCCAAGGAGCTATGacttttgggggaaaaaaatctgtgatgttttttttcctgcttcttctCTTGTGGCTTCAGATGAATTGTTCAATGTTTGACTTGGTATATCGGTGACCTTCTTTGGGAAAGGTGCTGAGTCACTGGAAGGAAGGGTAAATTCCAGTAACTTGGCTGCTGCTAGtttcaagttgtttttttccttaaagccCAAGCTGTTTTAGTTTTAGGACATGTGCAGTGCCTTATGTGTTTATGGACATAATGCATGTAAgcttttaatgtaattttaggAACAAGTAGTTTCTTATATGATTCTTACTGAGCTCTTAAATGCCCTTTTGGTAAGCTGTTGAGTGTCTTCTTTTTTCTGTACAAAACTTAAATTTCCAGTCCCTTTTTTAAGGTTCTAATgcctttttaaagtttttatttttgcttaagCAATGTTTGGGAGAAATGTAGCTATTTATTAATCTCTTCTTAGTTACTTTTGCTTCTTATTCAAGTTGTCATACTGTGAATTAATTGCAGCCCAAGATACGTAAAGTACAATGCACagcctttttttcctggaattatTTCTAATTAATAATATTGTAGTTGCTCCGATTAGTGATACTAAGTAGATACAATCTTGGAATAAAAAGATTTTAGTCAAAGTAATTCCTGtaaattcccattcccacatttaCTGCTGAGTGATCCAAATTGAGCCTGTGTGTAGGTGCTGATGATTCAGATGGCAGGTCAGGTCAAGCAATGATAATTATAAAAGTAGAAAGTTTCTGACAGTGTGGTGGgtagaagaaggaggaaggtaGCTTTAGGGTAAGCAGAAAAGCATGTTCATACTTCCCTTACCCATCATCTCATAatacagagctgctgggcaaaATTATGTGCCTGTGCACAGAACATACTCCAAAATAAGACAGTTCTCATTAAAGAAAAGGTGTCTGTGTGATCTTCTGTGATAGCTGGAAAAGAATTTTTGTGTAGTGAACACTGTAGTGTGTAGCAACAAATATGACACTGTAAGAGATAAAAATGCTTGAAATAGAAGAACTGAACTCTTACTACTTCAGCATTACTCCATTCTATAGAATTGTGGTTTGAAATACCAATTTAATTGCTGTATTTAAGCCTTCTCCCTTGAGAAGTAGTTTCTGAAGACTTGCTTTTGTCCAGAAAACCTGCAAATGGAATGTTTATAATAAAATTGTTGTCTTGGCAGGCCTACAGTGTATCACAGTCCAAAACCTTAATACTTCATGTTGTTCTAAAATCTCTCttcctgaaatctgtttataaTGTACACGTTTCTTTTATTCTTAGATGATGGAGCCAGTATTCAGCAAGTATTGGTAGAGCTGACCAACCAGAGGACAGTGCCTAATGTATTTGTGAATGGAAGTCACATTGGTGGCTGTGATGCAACGTTTCAGGTAACTTGGCTGTAAAGATCAGCTGGAAGTGGACAAGACTGAGTGAAGTTGCTGTTTGATCATAGCTAAATTTTGTGTGACACAGTTGACTGGGTGGCGTCAGTCAGAGGAGGCAGTGTTATCAGTTGTTTGCTCAGAAACATGTGTGctaatttgattatttttttctttttctctcctagGCTTATAAGGATGGATCACTGCAGAAACTCCTTGGTGACAACCAAATTACAGAACCCTATGAATATGATCTCATTATTATTGGTGGTGGCTCAGGTGGACTTGCATGTTCTAAGGTAGGATGTGAAAATGACATTAAAGAACTGGTGATGTGCAAGAATTATTCAAAAGTTACTCTCTATTAATTATGTTGGTATAAAACAGTCTATATTTTGATGAGTGTTACTGTTCAGCTTGTTAATTAATGAACCAATAGTGGTCTAGCAATGTGCTTACTCAGGGGATAAAGGGGCCAGTTTCTAGTCTATGTCTATTCAGTTCTTGATCCTAATAATAGGTTTCAGTTTTCTGGCTGAGGGTggaaccagatttttttttaactctctcTTCTGTATGTGTAATACATAGGTGTTTCCAAACAATAATCTAGAAAATTTAAGGGCTCCTTTTGAAGTCTTTTGACAGTTTAGGATTCAGTATCACCAGTCATCTAAACTTAAGTGCTTCCAGCAGTTCCCTTCAAGGAGCTGCTTCACTCTTTAGTTCCCTTTTTAGGTACTTTCTCAGAAAGGGAAACTGAGATTGTGTACCCGTACACAATTAGCTGTTGTTCAGAGTGCCTCAGGACCTAAGGTCCAGATTCAGTTTTTTCTGCTACCCAAGGAATTTGGACACACAGTCCCATCTCTTCAGTGAGGTCCTAAACTGTCAGTTTATGTCTTGGGCAGGGTGAAGCTCTTCTTGACAGCCTTGACAATTGCTGAACTATACAGCCAAGCATGCAACCTTCGTTAGATAATACAAAGCAGGCAGGAGAAGCTGACAGTGGAGTTCTTCAGTTAACCAATTTTGTACTTTCAGAATgttcagatttttctttgcaGTACCTTCTGGGACATTAGTTGTAACCTTGGTGCTAATTGCCAAATTGTTCAGAGTAGTATTCGCAAAATATAAGACAGCAGCTAAACCTTGTTTGAGCTAGGATTGCCGTTGATGTGCAGGAGTTCCAAACAGATTTGAAGCACTTGGAGTGCTCAAGATTGAAGTGCTTGAAAAATCAAACAATGTGTACCTGGTAATTCCTTGGATATAGAGATAAGCTTATTCAGGTTGGAATGGACATGAGAAGAATATCTAATGTAAGCTCCTTGCTCCAAGCAAGGTCAACTGTGTAGTCATACAGGATTGTGCAGGAGCTCAttcatttgaaataaaacaggGGTGGAGATGGCACAGTCTTTCTGGGAAACCTGTTTGATTGTCCTTGTGGTGTGAAAGTTCCTTAGATCCAGTCTGAGTCTATTGTTTCAACTTAAAGCCATTGTCTTTTATCCCTTTGCTACTTGGCCACTGTGAAGAGCCTGGCACAGTCATCTTAGTGTACTTCTCATAGGTACTGGAAAATTGCTCTTGTGTCCCCTCCAAATTCAGTTGTTCTCCAGGTTGAATGTGTCAAATTCTCTTGGCCTTCTCATAGGAgatgtgctccagccccttaAACATCATGGTGGTGCTCCTTTGAAATGTCTCCAGTGTGTCACCTTCTTTTCCATGCATGAACGTGCCAAGTCAGTTCTGTCCTTCTGAGAGAAAAGGAGAGCTAACAGCATAAGTATTTCTTTAGGTGAGGTAGAAGAGAATCCTAGGCTGCTGAGCCTATCTCATACCTTTTGCAGATTATGGCTTTTGACACCATAGGATAATCTGGATGCAGCATTGAACATACAAGGAGGCATTCAAAGTTTGGAAAAAGTCAGATATTGAGGGATTTCAATTTTTGGCTCGGGAAGGAGATAGAAGATCCATGTATGATAATGACTAACTAGTGAAGGTAGTAAAGAAGCCTTCTATTAGTGCTAGATGTATCATGACCATAAATGAGTGGACAGGCTTGCTTGGTTCAGAAATGCTGACTGGTCTTCATCTTTTATAGGAAGCTGCTGCCTTGGGAAAGAAAGTAATGGTATTAGATTATGTTGTTCCAACACCTCTTGGAACCTCATGGGGTAAGCTTTTTTAATCTTGTATTTGATGATATTTGAATACTAATGATACATACTGAGAAGTTACATACTATGGATTTGTTATCTTAGGAATTGAGGCTAAATTCCTGTCATTCTGGTACACAGATAACAAGAATTATTTGCCTGGCAtacctgctgcttttctggatggttatttttgttttgagcaTTGCTAACTGTTCTCTGTCAAAAGCTTTTCTAGCTTTGATCACTTTCAGACCATGTGTAGGTAGTGTGTGCGTGCATGTTCACATTCTAATGTTTGTGGGGATATTTTGCCTTTTAGTTCATCCGGTTCTATATTATAGACAGCTGATAGTCTCCCTTTAGAACAGTGACTCCTTGACTGTTTATGTCACCTTTTCCTAATTGAGGACAGCTGCTGGCTGACCTCATTAGTGATACTCTCAGCTGAGAACGAGTGTGAAACTTCTATTGAGTCAAGGAATGAATGTGCTCTTGTAGATAGTATTTCAAACACAAGCATATTTAAAACACCACATAATAGATGATACTAAATTGTAGAAACTCTGGGCTTTTTGCCTTGCTTATCTGACAACCTGACTAAAATCTGGACCCTTGTGGAGTAAGTAACTAGGCTCTATGTTTGATATGCTGTACCTGTCTTGGGCCTTAAGCTGAATACAAGCTTAGTGTGTccattgtattttaaaatgtccttTGCAAGAGAAATTTCATGTTACTGGTGTGACTGTAGCAAACCTCCCTAAGTGTTTATACCAAGTATGTGATAGGGAAAGCATAAATCCCGTTCATGGAAGCAATAATGTGATTCTTTCCATCTTAGGACTTGGTGGCACGTGTGTAAATGTAGGTTGCATTCCTAAAAAGCTGATGCATCAAGCAGCACTTCTGGGTCAGGCACTCCAAGATTCAAGGAAGTATGGGTGGCAGTATGAAGAACAAGGTTGGTAAGAACACAGAGAGAAGATCAAGACTGTAGATATGAGATGCTGAACTCAAGACTGTTCTTGTATTTGGACGTAACAAATTAGAGGCAGAGTTCAGTACTTTTTTTAGTTGAATCAGAAGGCGTCCTCCTTCTTGAGTCATAGAAACCTTTGAGATTGAAAGTTAATTGTGTTTTGTTCCCTGTATTAACTGAAATAAATGACAGAACTTCTAGAATGGGCTTAACAAATCACATAAATATTAACATAGTAGAACAAGACCTTAATATGTATCCTCATTACTGATAATGATGTTTTACAATGAGTAATTTTTTCTTAAGGGGCAAATTGCACTTTTATTTCCTTGAGAATATGAAATCAGTGTCTTGTTGCAGTTAAACACAACTGGGAGACCATGGTAGAAGCAATTCAGAACTACATTGGTTCTTTAAACTGGGGCTATCGAGTGTCTTTGAGAGAGAAGTCTGTGACATACCTCAATTCTTACGGAGAATTTGTGGAACCACACAAAATTAAGGTATACGCTGCATTTAAAATACTTAGTTGGGAGGGAAAACTCATGTTCTAGAAGTGCCTTATAAAATTCAACACCGAAAAGGCTTCATCTTAACGTTGCCAAGTTAGGTCAACTGAAGTTAGTAACTCATTTGTGAAGTTACcgattaaaataattattgtaCTTTAGTACCTGCTCCAGTGTTTGCAAACCTAGTTCTGTAAGAGTGATGTGGATATGTGTAACCTGTGTCTTGTGAGAATCGAGGAAGGTGGTCTAAGTTTCTACCTTCATGACTGATTTCAGCAGCCTGAGTGAGTagggggggaaaagaaaggaagctTTAGCTGTGTGATTTTGCAACCTGGAAATTCCTCATACTAAAGCATAAAAActattgaaattaaatttagatTAAGCACTTTCATAAGAGCTCTGCTAGAACCTTGTACTTATCAACGTACAAATTAAAGTGTCAGTTTTGCAAGACAAAGCTTGTTCTGCCAATCTTGCTATAAGTGAGCATACTGAAGCAAGGTTAACTTGGAAGTGCATATTGAAGGCAACTGTTGCACTTAGTGGGTGTAATTGTCTGTTTGCTGTATCAGGACTGAACTACTTGTGTTTTAAACCAAGAGCTCAGCACTGAAAGACAATAGTAAATTCAGTATACTTTGTGTACTGCCTATTCAAGTGTCCCAGCCACATAAGTGTCTTTAATCAATAAATGAAGTAAAACAGTGAGACTTCCCAGCTGGAggctggactagatgacctcCTGAGATCCTTTCCAACCTGAATTGCCTGTTGACTCAATGGGGAAAATGTTTCCCTTCATCTGTGATGGAAAACTAACAAAGAGCAAGAATGAAGGTCAGATTCTGGGAGAGATACATTGACAAGATGAAATTTCCAAAGATCAAGGGTCTCTAGAACTCAAATCAGTTAGAATTCGTGCAAGGTTGGGTCTTGGGCCCTCTGAACTGAAATCATGTATCtggttactttttttttaattacttttgtttcACATTACCTGAAGAGCTAATTAATGTTGTGCTGTCCCTTGCATTATGTTGACCTTTTATTGTGGGGATAAAGGAGTTGTCTTAATTTGTTGTGGCTTTTTATAACTCGGAAGTCATATTGTTATGAATAATCCAATCTAACTTAGTAGCTAAAATGGGCAGGGTTCAAAGAGTAAGTGATTTTAAGTGCTCTAATGGAAGAAAAGCCTGATAGTCAGTTGTTTAAACCTGTTGTTCTTCAGTGACCTGTTGGCATCTCTAAATGCATTTGTTCTTGTTTCAAATTGCTTATTCttgatttttaaacatatcTCCAATAATTAAGGTAAGGATTACATAATTTTTATCTTAAAGCTTATGAAAATGTCTGTCTTAACTATGTCATCATCACCAGGCAACTAACAGAAAAGGCCAAGTAACCTATCACACAGCAGAGACTTTTGTGGTGGCTACAGGAGAAAGGCCAAGATACCTGGGTATCCCTGGAGATAAAGAATTCTGCATTACAAGGTGAGATGAAAAGGCACAAAAGACTGAACTTGTCTGCTCTAGTGTTTGCCAAGACAAACAAGCTTGTGTTGGAAGAACCTTGTAACTTAGACTACTTCTCTTCTCAGTGATGacctcttctccctgccttaCTGCCCTGGCAAGACTCTGGTTGTGGGTGCTTCCTATGTGGCTCTGGAGTGCGCAGGGTTTCTGGCTGGCCTGGGTCTGGATGTCACTGTAATGGTGCGTTCCATTCTTCTGCGGGGTTTTGACCAAGAAATGGCAGAAAAAGTCGGTGCCTACATGGAAACACACGGCGTGaagttcatcaggaagtttGTACCTGTTCAGGCAAGTGCTTTCTTCCCTTAGCACATCGTTACTTTAAACAGCACATGTAAAATGCAGGGGTTGTCTGGGAAGGCTTTGGCTCTgtgcagaaataaatgttttatgaGACTGAGCTTTTTTTACTGCTGAATGATAGATTAGCAGGTCAAGGCTTGAATGACAATGGAAGTGAGCTCTGCTGCTTCAGGTCATTCTAAGCTTACAAAAATTTGCACAGGTTGAGCAGCTGGAGCAAGGAATGCCAGGAAGACTGAAAGTGACAGCAAAGTCTACTGAAGGACCAGAAATCCTTGAAGAAGAATATAACACTGTAAGATTTTCTGGATTTGAAATAAATGGCTATAGATGCACATGAAAATTATGGAAATACTTTATCGTGAACAACTTGAAGGGAGCTCCTCCTAAAAAAGTTGTTAATGTAATTTACTGGCAGAAGAAAAACCTGGAAATTCAGTATGTCTTTAGTTGAACCCTGTTAGCCTGGAGTTTAATTCATATAAACAGTGTTGTtgcttctgtttttgttttggcttttctgTTTGTTGCATCTCTAAAACAAGTTGTGCATGGGAGAGAGTTGTTGGTGGGTCTCTCaaatgttggaaaaaaaaatttggaagtaattttattcatATGCTTCAGCTTCTTCGCTGAAAGACCAAGGAAAATTAAGTATGTTATACTTCTCTTGCATAAAGTTATTGCatttaattttggggtttttttaggttttgcTAGCTGTTGGTCGTGATGCATGTACCAGGAATATTGGTTTACAAACAATCGGTGTCAAAATCAATGAGAAGTGAGTATTGCTGAATTCCCTCAAACCACTGAATGCAAGGATGTTTTTTTACCTCTGTAAAAATAGCTTATGATGCTGATGGTCTTTTAATTCCCACTCTTATGTATGGCAATTATATGAACCATTGAAACGTTTTTGTTCTGAATTTGTAAACAGTTGTCCGTTAACTTAATTTCTTCAATATGTACTTTGTAAAACAACTATTCTGAGTGAATATGTACTAGTTGGTGGCTGAAAACTCTGGCTAAAAGCACAGAGCTGTATAATAATAAGGTGAAAGATTGTGAGTCCAAAGATGTCTGAGTAGCTTGACTGCCATCAGCCAGGCACTGTTGATCATGTCAGAACTGGCCCACTGAATACAGACTTCAGTAGTGTGCCAGAGTTGGAAGTGATTGATGCTCTGAAGAGTTTGAAGTAGAAGTAAAAAAAGCATAAAGATATATAATGAAATGAGCTCGGTAGTTAGACTAGACTtctagaatagaatagaattcTCCCCTAGTTTTTTGTGGAGATCTGAGGAAAGTTGTCATGGTGAATTCTGTGgtcttctgtttgttttaaaggaaTGGGAAAGTCCCTGTAAATGATGAAGAACAAACCAATGTGCCTTATGTTTATGCGATTGGGGATATCTTGGATGGAAAGCTTGAGCTTACTCCAGTTGCCATTCAGGCAGGGAGACTGCTGGCCCAAAGGCTGTATGGGGGTAGTTCCAAAAAGGTAAATATATAAGCAGACAACTTCAACTTATTTCTCAGTAAGTTGAAGTTAAAGCATCTCAGTAAGATGCTTTTCCCTCAAAGCTGCAATAACATGAGTTAATTTATCCACTTATCTGTTGGCTCTGCAAGTATTTTGTcaataaagaagaaaagttcTTGTATAACTTTGTTATGTATTGTATAGAACTTGCATAgtctaaatattatttttcatttttatttttagtgtgaCTATATCAATGTACCAACAACAGTGTTTACCCCTTTAGAGTATGGCAGCTGTGGGTATCCTGAAGAAAAAGCCATCAGTGAATATGGAGAGCAAAACCTGGAGGTAAGAACACCCAAGAGTCAATTAACTTGTAGCTTGAGGGTGTTTTTCTTGGGCCTTGCTACTTTAGTCTCAAGGCATAGTGTTAACAAGATTAGAAGTTTAGACATGTAGAACTGTTATGGCTGTGTTTCATGTGGCCAGCAAGGTACTGGACTTAATGCCATTAGAATTGTGCATAACTATTTGCAGGTGGCTGAGAGAAGCATTTGACTTCAGAAGGCCAGACTTAGGTTGCAGAGctttaggaatattttttgcTGCCATGAACTAAAGGCTTTTATTGCTGAAGTGTACCAGACTCCTGGGATGAACTATTTTCTGCTGGTTCACTGTATTTGAattgtgaatttattttttgctgaCCTTAACATATGTCTATAGGCATACTGGGGATAACTTCCCCACTTTATGGTAATTTCTGGCTTCTGCACATCTCTGAAAAGTTAAGTTGAATCTGCTTGCATGCCTTGTGTTTAATTTCTTACATCTTCCAAAATCCTTTGACGTTATTGAGCTTCTGCTGTTACCTGTTTTGTATAGTAGGTTTAAACTTACAGTAACTGGATATAAATTTTTTACTTCCCTTTCTGAAAGTTTTGATTTTCAACAAATGTATATTGTAGCTGTTGCTGTTTTTATCAAGTATTTAAATCAGAGCTACATTGTTTGAGTCAGGTCTACCTCTGCTGAGTTTTAGAGGATGGACTCTGTGGgctgagtggaaaaaaaattactcttgtCTCGTTTGCTATAGACAAGAATATAGTGAGTTAAATGTCAAACCAACTATTTATAAAGATACTAAAAAGTAGAATTGTGCCCGACTGAATCAGTGAAATTCTAATGCTCTTTCTCTTGTTTCCTCCCAGGTTTATCACACTTTGTTCTGGCCACTTGAATGGACAGTGCCTGGCAGAGATAACAATACCTGTTATGCGAAGATTATCTGCAATAAACAGGACAACGTAAGTTGCAAGCTGGAATGGATATGCTGAGGGTATTCTTGAAATGGAAAGAACTGCAGAGCTACTTTATTTGAAGTAGTTAAGTTTTTCTTAAAGAATCTGCTACTCACCTGCTTGCATAATATTTTTTGTGTAGTGGGAGTTACACACTAGAGCTTTTGTCTTACTTTGCCTGGCACTGACTCATATTTTTCTCTCATCTGTTCTAAAGAATCGTGTGATAGGACTACATGTCCTTGGACCCAATGCTGGAGAAGTTACCCAAGGTTTTGCTGCTGCAATCAAATGTGGTCTCACCAAAGAATTACTTGATGAAACAATTGGTATCCATCCTACTTGTGCAGAGGTAAGAAAAGGGGAAGGCACAGCCTGATTTAAAACCTGCTCTTGAGACAGTTTTACCAAGACATCAGTAGCCATGTGGATGATGATACAACAGTAAATAAGCTCTTTTGGTCTCTTACAGGTGTTCACTACAATGGACATTACCAAATCTTCTGGGCAGGACATCACTCAGAAGGGCTGCTGAGGTTAAACCTGCTGTTTTACATGTTTCCATGTTGTGCACTCTCGGTCCTGTGGAAGCTCTGATAGATCCAATTTCTCTGCAGCAGTGCAAGTGTTTGCATCAGTGCCACTGTAGGTACTGCAGCTGGGAGTGGTGCCTTCGAGAGGCTTCCTCAGCGTGAGCTGTGTTGCACATGGGAGCAGTAATGCAGCAGGAATATCTCGGACTGTGAATCCTGACTTTGCTTGCAATTAGCACTGCGGTGCTTTTTTGACGTTGTTGCTCGGAACCTTCCTGTAAGGTGAGCTACAACTGATGACTGCCAGGCAAGGTTGGGAGGTTCTTGTCTAGTCAGATGACTGAACTAACTCCTCCTGAAGGAAATTCTTAAATTGCACAAATTAAAGCTAATGCTTCTAGTTCCAGTGTCTTGTACAAATGCTTGAAATAGAAGACAAATATATAATTGAGTGATTCTTGCCAACAGTTTACAGTTGACTGATTTATCTTTTTGATGCATTTTGTTATACTTAATTGTATGTTCAGTTGAGACAAGATGGCATGAATAGGATGCAGTGTTGAGCAGTGCGGTTCAAGCACTAGTCTCCCATCCCAACCAGTCTAAAATTTCAGAGTAAGTAACTGAAGACACCACTGTTGTTCACATTCAGTTTTTTGACCTTGTGACATcatgtctttaaaataaaaatttgatttGTATGTGTCTTGTGTGTCAAGGCTAAAGAGTGTGAGTGCAAGACCATTTCGGTTTGCTTAAATCTGGTGTCAGCTCTGTAACTGAAAACCTCACAGAACCCAGAATTCTATCTGTGGTGTTGTGTGGAATGCTGAAGTCCTGGAGAAGCAGACTGTGTCCCACTAACGCAGTAGGTGCCTGCCCATGGAGGCAGAAGGTGTTGTTCATGAATCAGAGCTGCTCTGATTCATGTGGCAGCCCAGGGCAATGACCTGCTGTGCTTTGCGTAGTGTTGTGTACTGTCAGTACTTTGAAGCTCCCTTCCACCCCTAGCATTCTGTCCTGGGGGAATTGTGCTTGAATCTGGCTCTTAGTTTTGTCCAAAGAGCTGTTTTGAAAGACTGTTCTGAACATTGTATGATAGTAACTGGTTTTTAACTATTTAATCTGTGACCTACTGTGGAATTTGAAGTTCAATAAACAATGCATACAACATTCTGTCATGTCTGACCTCATGGTTTATGTTGCCTGAGATTTTATTTGCCTTCAGTTATGTTGTGTATCCCATGCAGTACTAAAGCCTCTGTGGATTTGTGCATATTGTAATCTTCTTCATGGAGAAACAAGTTGTCTTGTCACCCCTGGGGGCTTGCTCAGGATATCAAATGTGCTTCTGTTCGGGTATACAGAATTGAACTTAGGTGAGTTCAAACTTGAAGCAACAGTTTTATACCATTTCTGTATATTCCAGAAGATTCTGAATACCTTCTATTATTTAATTGCAACACAGCTCAAAGATGCACAGAATCTAGGTAGTGTTAGCAGCACATCTTGCTGATGTTCAAATTTATTTCTTGGAGACTGGGGTTTTGGTTAGTAGCACTGCAAAATACCTTCACTTGACAGGGGAGATGCTTGctgagctgcaggggctgctttgctgcaGAGGAGTTACTTCTGGGGAGCTCCTTCTGGTCTCATAGAAATGATGACAAACTGACTGAGGGTAGTAAACTACCTGGTGTAGCCCTGTTGGAGAAGAAGTGAAGGAGGAAGCCAAGTCCATGAGTGCTAATCCCTGAATTTGCTATTAGTAAGCACTAATtgagttttatttcaaattgaGATTTGAATTGCAGGTTCATGTTAATTGGCCAATAATTACCACTTGCATATCTGTCCTAATTGCAGATGTTCCTTATGTCACGCTTGCCCCAGCTGTCAGCTCTAGGTGATACACAGAGCTGGTGCCATCGAGAACTTTGACACAGTTATTCTTTAAAGCTTTCAACTCTCCAGTTAAAATACACAGTGAGTAGCTTGCAGCTGGAGGAAGTGAACATGTCACTTGTGTTTAGGTAGGCTCatgtgtaaaataaaatttgctgtAACCATAAGCCATAGATCAAAGCCAAAATGTTAAGGTGGACACTAGGTGTTCGAGAAGAAGGTAAGATCTGGAAGTGGGACTTGtagtaagaaaataaataccctgAATTTGGTAGAAAGGACACTCTAGCAGTGGCATTAACAGCAAATTGGTGTTTACATTTCTCTTGTCATAAATGTTGAGCAAATTCTGAAGAGCTGTTCTGTATTCTTAAAATACTAGTGTTTATTCATGCTCTGTTACCAGTATATTTTTATAAGCCATAGCTGAAAATGCTCAGTTGTGACTGAATCTGTGCTTAGCTATTTGTCTAGATCACTGATAATTATGTCACTTTGTATCTCAACTGGAGCTCTTGAAACAGTGGATGAGCAAAAAGATGTGTGTTTTTTTAACTTATTGGTAAAATTTATCCATTTCAGGTCCAGAAGTGGTTATGATTATAGTTATTGTAAACATTGGAGACAATAGTCATATTTTAGTAGATGGCTTTCCACATagcataaattttaattatatctTAAGCACTGTAATTTGTCTTGAGTAACACAAGCAGCTAAAGTTGGCCTGTGTAAGAACTGTGGGAGCAAGTAAGAGACAAAAGGGGAGCTGAATATTCTGTAATAAGCaatgaaatgctgaaataaGACACAAAATACTTTTCCTGGGTAACTGAACTGTTTAAAGCTTCTGATTCTCACAGTTCCCCTTGGAGATGCTTTTGACAAAGACTTGCAGTGTTTACCCTTTTTCAGCACATCTCATACTggcagaaaattgaaaaatagggttggtttttttccttagctCTAAACTGAAGTTAAAAGTACATGTTAAAATCCTGTGCTTGTCAAGCCTTCCCTGAATATTGTCAAGGGAAGAATTCCTGGATGTGCCTTACAAGAGTTGGGAACAACAGAGGAAGGAAGAATTAAGCATTTTAAC comes from Lonchura striata isolate bLonStr1 chromosome 12, bLonStr1.mat, whole genome shotgun sequence and encodes:
- the TXNRD3 gene encoding thioredoxin reductase 3; amino-acid sequence: MPPPGQTRLPDWDGLKLRVQTLIASHRVMIFSKSYCPYCNKVKELFNSLHVEYYALELDVIDDGASIQQVLVELTNQRTVPNVFVNGSHIGGCDATFQAYKDGSLQKLLGDNQITEPYEYDLIIIGGGSGGLACSKEAAALGKKVMVLDYVVPTPLGTSWGLGGTCVNVGCIPKKLMHQAALLGQALQDSRKYGWQYEEQVKHNWETMVEAIQNYIGSLNWGYRVSLREKSVTYLNSYGEFVEPHKIKATNRKGQVTYHTAETFVVATGERPRYLGIPGDKEFCITSDDLFSLPYCPGKTLVVGASYVALECAGFLAGLGLDVTVMVRSILLRGFDQEMAEKVGAYMETHGVKFIRKFVPVQVEQLEQGMPGRLKVTAKSTEGPEILEEEYNTVLLAVGRDACTRNIGLQTIGVKINEKNGKVPVNDEEQTNVPYVYAIGDILDGKLELTPVAIQAGRLLAQRLYGGSSKKCDYINVPTTVFTPLEYGSCGYPEEKAISEYGEQNLEVYHTLFWPLEWTVPGRDNNTCYAKIICNKQDNNRVIGLHVLGPNAGEVTQGFAAAIKCGLTKELLDETIGIHPTCAEVFTTMDITKSSGQDITQKGC